In Limosilactobacillus sp. WILCCON 0051, a single window of DNA contains:
- a CDS encoding endonuclease MutS2 — protein sequence MNEKILETLEFQRIKDQLAKYLASATGKQELAELVPQSDYETVLSWQKETMDGADILRLKGGMPIPKLADVRPQMKRLKIKASLNGAELAQIAKVLRASMSVQHFFERLHAEKIMLQVLPKEVDELVTIPSITKRLLQSIDQDTGAVLDEASSKLHGIRQLIAKTEAEIRQQMEKYTHGKMAKYLSEPIITVRNERYVLPVLSRERSRFGGVVHDQSASGQTLYIEPASTVDLNNRLRQSQIEERQEVRRVLAALSTMLAPYRLDIQNNAKILGHLDFVNAKAKMAHDTKATLPLLNQAGQVMLKKARHPLIDPKKAVANDIKLGQDYHAIVITGPNTGGKTITLKTLGLIQLMGQSGMFIPAAEGSTIAVYDELFADIGDEQSLEQNLSTFSGHMENVKAILDQTTAHSLVLLDELGAGTDPKEGAALAMAILDKIGALGSDVVVTTHYPELKAFAYDRPETINASMEFDQKTLRPTYRLLLGIPGQSNGIAIAKRLGIGQDVIAEAQSLVSDDSQDLNKMIGELVEQRKQARERSEKLEVLLAKNQATEQELNDKLTRFEEQRDKLYEDARSKANHQVSQAKKKADQIIHHLRQLEITQGGRVKENELIDAQGALNALHQNPRLKHNSVLKKAKQKRDLHKGDAVLVKSYGQRGELLEKRGNHKWEVQLGILRMEIDENDLEKISKRQLANAEKEREPKRRPVRTVQTRHTSARLDLRGHRYEQAMSELAQFIDHALLNNLSPVTVIHGKGTGALRKGTWEYLRSNPRVKSFAYAAPNAGGDGATIVYLQ from the coding sequence ATGAACGAAAAAATTTTAGAAACATTAGAATTTCAGCGAATTAAAGATCAACTGGCAAAGTATCTGGCATCGGCAACCGGCAAGCAGGAACTTGCTGAGCTGGTGCCGCAGTCTGATTATGAAACGGTACTTTCCTGGCAGAAAGAAACGATGGATGGAGCAGACATTCTGCGCTTAAAAGGCGGTATGCCGATTCCCAAACTGGCAGATGTTCGGCCGCAGATGAAGCGATTAAAGATCAAGGCCAGCTTAAATGGTGCCGAACTGGCGCAGATTGCCAAGGTATTGCGGGCCAGCATGAGCGTACAGCATTTTTTTGAAAGACTGCATGCCGAAAAAATCATGCTGCAGGTACTGCCTAAAGAAGTTGATGAATTGGTGACGATTCCTTCCATTACCAAGCGGCTTTTACAGTCAATCGATCAGGATACCGGTGCCGTTTTAGATGAGGCTTCCAGCAAGCTGCATGGTATTCGGCAGCTGATCGCTAAAACTGAGGCTGAGATTCGCCAGCAGATGGAAAAATATACGCATGGCAAAATGGCCAAGTATCTAAGCGAGCCGATTATTACGGTCCGCAATGAACGTTATGTGCTGCCAGTGCTGAGCCGTGAGCGAAGTCGTTTTGGCGGGGTGGTTCATGATCAAAGTGCCAGTGGTCAAACACTGTATATTGAGCCAGCCAGTACAGTTGATCTGAATAATCGTCTGCGTCAATCGCAAATCGAGGAACGGCAAGAGGTCAGAAGAGTCCTGGCAGCTCTTTCAACGATGCTGGCTCCTTATCGGCTGGATATTCAGAATAATGCCAAAATTCTGGGACACCTGGATTTTGTCAATGCCAAGGCTAAAATGGCTCATGATACCAAAGCGACGCTGCCATTGCTCAATCAAGCCGGTCAGGTAATGCTGAAAAAAGCACGGCATCCATTGATTGATCCTAAAAAAGCCGTTGCCAACGATATCAAGCTGGGACAGGACTATCATGCCATCGTGATTACTGGTCCAAACACGGGTGGGAAAACCATCACCTTAAAGACGCTGGGGCTGATTCAGCTGATGGGACAGTCTGGAATGTTTATTCCGGCAGCTGAGGGCAGCACGATTGCAGTTTATGACGAGCTTTTTGCCGATATTGGCGATGAGCAGTCACTGGAGCAGAATCTGAGTACGTTTTCTGGTCATATGGAAAACGTGAAGGCAATTCTGGACCAGACTACGGCTCACAGCCTAGTGCTGCTTGATGAGCTGGGAGCCGGAACTGATCCTAAAGAAGGGGCGGCGCTGGCAATGGCGATTTTAGACAAGATTGGTGCGTTGGGCAGTGACGTTGTGGTTACGACTCATTATCCCGAGCTAAAAGCCTTTGCCTATGATCGACCAGAAACCATCAATGCCAGCATGGAGTTTGACCAAAAAACGCTGCGGCCGACATATCGACTGCTGCTGGGTATTCCTGGGCAGTCAAATGGGATTGCTATTGCCAAGCGGCTGGGAATTGGTCAGGACGTAATTGCCGAGGCCCAATCGCTGGTCAGTGATGACAGCCAGGATCTAAACAAGATGATCGGCGAACTGGTTGAGCAGCGCAAACAGGCCCGTGAGCGCAGCGAGAAGCTTGAGGTGCTTTTGGCCAAAAATCAGGCAACGGAACAAGAGCTTAACGACAAGCTGACACGGTTTGAGGAACAGCGCGATAAGCTATATGAAGATGCTCGTTCCAAGGCTAACCATCAAGTTTCGCAGGCTAAGAAAAAAGCTGATCAGATTATCCATCATTTGCGCCAACTGGAGATTACTCAAGGCGGCCGCGTTAAGGAAAACGAATTGATCGATGCACAAGGGGCTTTAAATGCGCTGCACCAAAATCCGCGCCTAAAGCATAACTCAGTCTTGAAAAAAGCTAAGCAAAAGCGCGACCTGCATAAGGGAGATGCCGTCTTAGTCAAATCATATGGTCAAAGAGGCGAGCTTTTGGAAAAACGCGGCAACCACAAATGGGAAGTGCAGCTGGGAATCTTGCGGATGGAAATTGATGAAAACGACCTGGAGAAAATATCCAAGCGGCAGCTCGCCAATGCTGAAAAAGAGCGCGAACCCAAGCGTCGTCCGGTGCGTACGGTTCAAACGCGGCATACATCAGCCCGCCTTGATCTGCGCGGTCATCGCTATGAACAGGCGATGAGCGAATTGGCTCAGTTTATCGATCACGCGCTGCTTAATAATCTTTCGCCGGTTACCGTAATTCATGGTAAGGGAACTGGCGCGCTGCGAAAAGGAACATGGGAATATCTGCGCAGCAATCCGCGCGTTAAGTCGTTTGCCTATGCGGCGCCTAATGCTGGTGGTGATGGGGCAACGATCGTCTATTTACAGTAG
- a CDS encoding CvpA family protein, whose protein sequence is MILTTVILVLLIGCWVNGTNRGLLGMLISTCTYLISWLAAKVGARFFGGALAEFLPQIGSNTTGSVSGSLLSSIDPTSFFYNGFAFMIIFSTISFLGHWLLKRTNWLNRLPVLGSANRWAGGALDVLVGYLIIFMFLMIFQLFPSQWWQEQLAQSGIAQLMIRDTPGMAKAALQLLG, encoded by the coding sequence ATGATTTTAACGACAGTAATTTTAGTTCTCTTGATTGGCTGCTGGGTTAATGGCACCAACCGCGGCCTGTTAGGCATGCTGATCTCGACTTGTACCTATTTGATCAGCTGGCTGGCCGCTAAAGTGGGGGCGCGCTTTTTTGGCGGCGCATTGGCTGAATTTCTGCCCCAGATTGGCAGCAATACTACCGGCTCGGTTAGTGGCAGTCTATTGAGCAGTATTGATCCAACTTCTTTTTTCTATAATGGCTTTGCCTTTATGATCATCTTCAGCACGATTTCTTTTTTGGGACATTGGCTGCTGAAAAGGACCAACTGGCTGAATCGCCTTCCTGTACTTGGCTCGGCAAATCGTTGGGCTGGTGGGGCACTGGACGTCTTGGTCGGCTATTTGATTATTTTTATGTTTTTGATGATTTTTCAGCTGTTTCCTAGCCAATGGTGGCAAGAGCAGCTTGCTCAATCGGGAATTGCTCAGCTGATGATCAGGGATACGCCGGGGATGGCCAAGGCAGCTCTGCAGCTATTGGGATAG
- the alaS gene encoding alanine--tRNA ligase: protein MSKELKHLNSAQVRRMYLDFFIQHGHTEMPSASLVPVDDPTLLWINSGVATMKKYFDGEVVPKNPRMTSSQKSIRTNDIENVGKTARHHTMFEMLGNFSVGDYFKKEVIPWAWELLTSDEWFGFDPEKLYVTYYPKDNDAHRCWLEAGVAEDHLLANQDNFWDIGQGPSGPDTEIFYDRGQEMNNVPEDDPENYPGGENERYLEIWNIVFSQFNHTPEDTYEPLPHKNIDTGMGLERVVSIFENAPTNFETDLFMPLIKQTEEFSGVKKYGADKDEDVFFKIIADHIRTITFAISDGALPSNVGRGYVIRRLLRRAVVAGKKLGIDKPFLYKLVPTVGKIMESYYPDVLKNADYIASVIKSEEERFNTTLNGGLSLLNDVIEKAKADGSNKIDGKTAFKLYDTYGFPIELTKEYAADEGLSVDEAGFEAAMTEQQNRARKARDIDNGMGVQTDVWTEFKEPSKYVGYTDLEVQNAKVIGLAQAGQHVEEALPGDKDVEVIFDVTPFYAEMGGQVADTGDIIDNFGNLVGRVVDVQHAPNQQNLHRVELQSPLKKGARYALKVDRLRHLKIEKNHTATHLLDQALRNVLGGHTQQAGSLVEQHYLRFDFNHFGQVTDQDLKAVEDMVNEQIWKEIPVTTVETDLEAAKKMDAIALFSDKYGDKVRVVKIGDYNTEFCGGDHVKNTNEIGLFKIVSEGGVGAGVRRIEAVTSSDAFKFMQEHDDLLTQTAGELKVAQLKEVPHRVEELQSQLKEAQKQNEALEAKLAAQQANAVFDNVQDTKQGTLIAAQVNVAGMGQLRQLADSWRAKQLSDVLVLATGSEGKANMLVAVSDDKTKDIKAGDVIKAIAPAINGGGGGRPNLAQAGGKKPEGIPTALKQAAEYLNK from the coding sequence ATGAGCAAGGAATTAAAGCACCTCAACAGTGCCCAAGTACGCCGCATGTACCTGGATTTCTTTATTCAACACGGTCATACCGAAATGCCAAGTGCCTCTTTGGTGCCGGTTGATGACCCAACGCTGCTCTGGATCAACTCTGGGGTTGCTACGATGAAAAAGTACTTTGATGGGGAGGTCGTACCTAAGAACCCGCGGATGACCAGCTCGCAAAAGAGTATTCGGACCAACGATATTGAAAACGTTGGTAAAACGGCGCGTCATCATACGATGTTTGAAATGCTGGGTAATTTTTCGGTCGGCGACTACTTTAAAAAAGAAGTCATTCCTTGGGCTTGGGAGCTGCTGACCAGTGACGAATGGTTCGGCTTTGATCCTGAAAAGCTGTACGTTACCTATTACCCAAAGGACAACGACGCTCATCGCTGCTGGCTGGAAGCCGGGGTTGCCGAAGATCACCTGCTGGCCAACCAAGACAACTTCTGGGACATTGGCCAAGGTCCATCTGGTCCCGATACGGAAATCTTTTATGACCGTGGTCAGGAAATGAACAATGTACCTGAAGATGATCCAGAAAACTACCCTGGTGGTGAAAACGAACGCTATCTGGAAATCTGGAACATCGTCTTCTCCCAATTCAATCATACGCCAGAGGATACCTATGAGCCGCTGCCACATAAGAATATCGATACTGGGATGGGGCTGGAACGGGTTGTCTCCATTTTTGAAAATGCGCCAACCAACTTTGAAACCGACCTCTTTATGCCGCTGATCAAGCAGACTGAAGAATTCAGCGGTGTTAAAAAGTATGGTGCTGACAAGGATGAAGACGTCTTCTTTAAGATCATTGCCGATCATATCCGTACGATCACGTTTGCAATCAGTGATGGTGCTCTGCCATCCAACGTTGGGCGTGGCTATGTAATTCGTCGCCTGCTGCGGCGTGCGGTCGTTGCCGGCAAGAAGCTGGGCATTGACAAGCCATTCTTGTACAAGCTGGTGCCAACGGTTGGCAAGATTATGGAATCATACTATCCAGACGTCTTAAAAAATGCCGACTACATTGCCTCAGTCATCAAGTCTGAAGAAGAACGCTTCAACACGACGTTAAACGGCGGCTTGAGTCTGTTAAACGACGTGATTGAAAAGGCCAAGGCAGATGGCAGCAATAAGATCGATGGCAAGACGGCCTTTAAGCTGTACGATACCTATGGCTTCCCAATTGAACTGACCAAGGAATATGCGGCTGATGAGGGCCTTAGCGTTGATGAAGCTGGTTTTGAAGCCGCCATGACCGAACAGCAGAATCGGGCCCGCAAAGCTCGTGACATTGACAACGGAATGGGCGTTCAGACGGATGTTTGGACCGAATTCAAGGAGCCAAGCAAGTATGTCGGCTATACCGATCTGGAAGTTCAAAATGCCAAGGTAATCGGCTTGGCTCAAGCTGGTCAGCATGTTGAAGAGGCATTGCCAGGCGACAAGGATGTCGAGGTTATTTTTGACGTCACGCCATTTTATGCTGAGATGGGTGGCCAAGTTGCCGACACAGGGGACATTATCGACAACTTCGGTAATCTGGTTGGCCGCGTTGTCGACGTTCAGCACGCGCCAAACCAGCAAAACCTGCATCGGGTAGAATTGCAGTCGCCATTGAAAAAGGGTGCTCGCTATGCACTGAAGGTTGATCGGCTGCGTCATTTGAAGATCGAAAAGAACCACACCGCTACGCACCTGCTTGATCAGGCTCTGCGCAACGTCTTAGGCGGACACACGCAGCAGGCTGGTTCTCTGGTTGAACAGCACTACTTACGCTTTGACTTCAACCATTTTGGCCAGGTAACGGACCAAGATCTGAAAGCCGTTGAAGATATGGTCAACGAACAGATCTGGAAAGAAATCCCGGTAACGACGGTTGAAACCGATCTGGAAGCTGCCAAAAAGATGGATGCCATTGCCCTGTTCTCTGACAAGTACGGTGACAAGGTACGGGTCGTTAAGATCGGTGATTACAACACTGAATTCTGTGGCGGCGATCACGTTAAGAACACTAATGAGATCGGACTGTTTAAGATTGTTTCTGAAGGTGGGGTTGGTGCCGGCGTACGGCGGATCGAAGCCGTGACCTCAAGCGATGCCTTCAAGTTCATGCAGGAACATGACGATCTGCTGACGCAAACGGCTGGTGAATTGAAGGTTGCTCAGCTTAAAGAAGTACCGCATCGAGTTGAAGAACTGCAAAGTCAGCTGAAAGAAGCTCAAAAGCAAAATGAGGCTTTGGAGGCCAAACTGGCTGCTCAACAAGCCAACGCGGTCTTTGACAATGTTCAAGATACCAAGCAGGGAACACTGATTGCAGCGCAGGTCAACGTTGCCGGTATGGGACAATTGCGGCAGCTGGCTGATAGCTGGCGAGCCAAGCAGCTGTCTGATGTTTTGGTTTTGGCAACTGGCAGTGAAGGCAAGGCCAACATGCTGGTAGCCGTTAGCGATGACAAGACTAAAGACATCAAGGCTGGCGATGTTATTAAGGCGATTGCCCCAGCGATCAACGGTGGCGGTGGCGGCCGTCCTAACCTGGCACAAGCCGGTGGCAAAAAGCCGGAAGGTATTCCAACCGCACTGAAGCAGGCTGCCGAATATCTGAATAAATAG
- the murI gene encoding glutamate racemase, translated as MDKRPIGIMDSGLGGLSVIRIMNQQLPHEKLIFVGDQGHFPYGTRTQQDVCQLALNIGEFFKRQNVKMMIIACNTATAAALPTLQLKMPFPVIGMIAPGAKGALQQEHHDSVGVIGTASTIKNHAYKKALHQLDPDVLVVEKAAQPLVSIVEHGQTGTSLAKQTVDEQLAVFDQQPVETLILGCTHFPFLAAEIQQKLGNKVTLVDPAKEAVNSAEKWLISHDACNDAALLPQSQLYSTGDVKVLESGANQWLSNSNYTCAHLEL; from the coding sequence ATGGATAAACGGCCGATTGGGATTATGGATTCCGGCCTTGGCGGCTTATCAGTCATCCGGATCATGAACCAGCAGCTGCCCCATGAAAAATTGATTTTTGTGGGCGATCAGGGACATTTTCCATATGGTACGCGCACGCAACAGGACGTTTGTCAACTGGCCTTAAACATTGGTGAGTTTTTCAAGCGCCAAAACGTCAAGATGATGATCATTGCCTGCAACACGGCAACAGCAGCCGCCTTGCCAACTCTACAGCTGAAGATGCCGTTTCCAGTAATCGGCATGATCGCTCCCGGAGCCAAAGGAGCACTGCAGCAGGAGCACCATGATTCGGTAGGCGTGATCGGAACGGCGTCAACAATTAAAAATCATGCTTATAAAAAAGCACTGCATCAACTAGATCCTGATGTTTTAGTAGTTGAAAAAGCCGCGCAGCCATTAGTTTCAATCGTTGAGCATGGTCAGACCGGAACCAGTCTTGCCAAACAGACGGTTGATGAACAGCTGGCAGTTTTTGATCAACAGCCGGTTGAGACTTTGATTTTAGGCTGTACGCATTTTCCTTTTTTGGCAGCTGAGATTCAACAAAAGCTCGGTAACAAGGTAACCTTGGTTGATCCCGCTAAAGAAGCAGTCAACAGTGCCGAAAAATGGCTGATTAGTCATGATGCCTGCAATGACGCTGCGCTGCTTCCACAGAGTCAGCTTTACTCAACCGGCGACGTCAAGGTCTTAGAATCAGGGGCCAATCAGTGGCTGAGCAATTCAAACTATACGTGTGCACATTTGGAACTTTAA
- the ruvX gene encoding Holliday junction resolvase RuvX codes for MRLLGLDVGSKTVGVAESDPLGWTAQAVEIIPIDEEAGEFGLDRVAELVKSRQIAGFVIGLPKNMNNTEGPRVEASHHYGELLVEKFGLPIDFQDERLTTVEAHRMLVEQADISRRKQKKVIDELAATLILQNYLDRHGKLVQKL; via the coding sequence ATGAGACTCTTAGGACTGGATGTCGGCTCTAAGACCGTTGGCGTTGCTGAAAGCGATCCACTAGGCTGGACGGCACAGGCAGTAGAGATCATTCCGATTGATGAGGAAGCCGGCGAGTTTGGTCTTGATCGGGTGGCAGAACTGGTTAAAAGTCGGCAGATTGCCGGTTTTGTGATCGGCCTGCCGAAGAACATGAATAATACCGAGGGACCACGTGTTGAGGCATCACATCATTATGGTGAGCTGCTGGTGGAAAAATTTGGCCTGCCAATCGATTTTCAAGATGAGCGTCTGACTACGGTTGAGGCTCATCGAATGTTGGTCGAACAGGCTGATATTTCAAGACGCAAGCAAAAGAAAGTAATTGATGAGCTGGCTGCAACGCTGATCCTGCAAAACTATCTCGATCGGCATGGCAAGCTGGTTCAAAAGCTATAA
- the cbpB gene encoding cyclic-di-AMP-binding protein CbpB gives MINQQIRQLMMDRREKFMIPASLVATVNEDNSLYHAFLVLTKDHYAKIVVVDNESHYRGLLSLSMITDELLETDRINLDKLQTMKVRDVMQTDAPVITDPYDVEENLHLLIDQSFLTVVSEHGEFTGIVTRRELLKAVNYAAHTFDRHFEVLDLPETENV, from the coding sequence ATGATTAACCAACAGATTCGCCAATTAATGATGGATCGCCGTGAAAAATTCATGATTCCAGCCAGCCTGGTTGCTACGGTCAATGAAGACAATTCACTGTATCATGCATTCTTGGTACTGACTAAGGATCATTATGCCAAGATCGTCGTCGTCGATAATGAAAGCCACTATCGCGGATTACTGTCGCTTTCAATGATTACCGATGAACTGTTAGAAACTGATCGAATCAATCTGGATAAGCTGCAGACGATGAAGGTCAGAGACGTTATGCAGACTGACGCTCCAGTGATTACTGATCCTTATGACGTGGAAGAAAATCTGCATTTGCTGATTGATCAGTCATTTTTGACGGTCGTGTCTGAACATGGTGAATTTACCGGCATCGTTACGCGTCGCGAATTGTTGAAGGCCGTTAACTATGCGGCTCACACGTTTGATCGGCATTTTGAGGTGCTTGATCTGCCAGAAACTGAAAATGTCTAA
- a CDS encoding YslB family protein, with protein sequence MSQKTYDRLIHSHRGLIAGTMRDVILPAILGKETDGILYWIGKDLAREYPVASLEDLIVLTEQLGMGKLELRQKNSIQHVWRLSGPIVEERLAVDKEETSFSLEAGFLAQELEFQLSAVTEAEVIEHKRGYVEILAQNDPQSDAESERTELAEFIEIEKPAAKQVSEADSHKGRHFRRKKQATKK encoded by the coding sequence ATGAGTCAAAAAACCTACGACCGTTTGATACACAGTCATCGCGGCTTGATTGCCGGCACCATGCGCGATGTGATTTTGCCAGCAATTCTCGGCAAAGAAACTGACGGCATTCTTTATTGGATTGGCAAGGACCTGGCCCGTGAGTATCCGGTAGCATCGCTTGAGGACTTGATCGTTTTAACCGAGCAGCTGGGGATGGGAAAACTCGAACTGCGTCAAAAAAACTCAATTCAGCATGTTTGGCGTTTGAGTGGCCCAATCGTTGAGGAGCGGTTGGCAGTTGATAAAGAGGAAACCTCATTTTCTCTAGAGGCCGGTTTTCTCGCCCAAGAACTTGAATTTCAGCTTAGTGCCGTTACTGAAGCCGAGGTAATCGAGCACAAACGCGGCTATGTCGAAATTCTTGCTCAAAATGATCCTCAGTCCGATGCTGAGTCGGAAAGGACAGAACTGGCTGAATTTATTGAAATCGAAAAACCAGCCGCTAAACAAGTTTCTGAAGCTGATTCTCACAAAGGCCGCCACTTTCGTCGTAAAAAGCAGGCAACCAAAAAATAA
- a CDS encoding IreB family regulatory phosphoprotein, whose protein sequence is MASDKTMFFDFGKEKPKDVKETLNTVYQALEEKGYNPINQIVGYLLSGDPAYIPRLNDARNLIREHERDEIIEELVRFYLQHNGDAK, encoded by the coding sequence ATGGCAAGTGACAAGACCATGTTTTTTGACTTTGGCAAAGAAAAACCAAAAGACGTCAAAGAAACCTTAAATACTGTATACCAAGCCTTAGAAGAAAAAGGCTACAATCCAATCAACCAAATCGTTGGTTATCTGCTTTCTGGCGATCCAGCCTATATTCCACGCTTGAATGATGCCCGCAACTTGATTCGTGAACATGAGCGTGATGAAATCATTGAAGAACTCGTGCGCTTCTATCTGCAGCATAATGGAGATGCCAAATGA
- a CDS encoding XTP/dITP diphosphatase, whose product METIVVATKNPGKAREYAEMLAPKGIEVKTLADFPAFAIDEDGQTFEENALIKAQTAVEKLNLPVLADDSGLVVDALNGEPGVHSARYAKDHDDAANNAKLLEKMAGVADEKRTAHFHTTIVGLKPNGAQLTADGRVDGHILHELTGSNGFGYDPLFYVDELHCAMAELNSEQKNAISHRGRALADFMKHFNEWWQA is encoded by the coding sequence ATGGAAACCATTGTAGTTGCTACCAAAAACCCAGGTAAGGCGCGTGAATATGCTGAAATGCTGGCGCCAAAAGGAATCGAGGTCAAGACGCTGGCAGATTTTCCCGCTTTTGCAATTGATGAGGACGGTCAGACATTTGAAGAAAATGCGCTGATCAAGGCCCAGACCGCCGTTGAAAAACTGAACTTACCGGTTTTGGCGGATGATTCAGGATTGGTGGTTGACGCTTTAAACGGCGAGCCGGGAGTTCATTCTGCCCGCTATGCCAAAGATCATGACGATGCTGCCAATAATGCCAAGCTATTGGAAAAAATGGCTGGGGTAGCTGATGAAAAAAGAACGGCGCACTTCCATACGACCATCGTGGGTTTAAAGCCTAATGGGGCCCAACTGACGGCTGATGGGCGCGTCGATGGACATATTTTGCATGAATTAACCGGCAGCAATGGCTTTGGCTACGATCCGCTTTTTTATGTCGATGAGCTGCATTGTGCCATGGCAGAGCTGAACAGCGAGCAAAAAAACGCCATCAGTCACCGGGGCCGCGCCTTAGCAGATTTTATGAAGCATTTTAACGAGTGGTGGCAGGCATAG
- the trxA gene encoding thioredoxin, with amino-acid sequence MAVKTTTDQTFEQDTQQGVVLIDFWATWCGPCRMQSPVVDALSEQMPDVAFYKMDVDENPATPQQFRIMSIPTLMIKKDGQVVDQLIGYHSADQLKQVLNQYL; translated from the coding sequence ATGGCAGTTAAAACTACAACCGATCAGACTTTTGAACAAGACACCCAGCAAGGCGTTGTCTTGATTGACTTTTGGGCAACGTGGTGTGGGCCTTGCCGCATGCAGTCGCCAGTCGTAGATGCCTTATCAGAACAAATGCCTGACGTTGCCTTTTACAAGATGGACGTTGATGAAAATCCGGCAACGCCTCAGCAGTTTCGGATTATGAGTATTCCAACCTTGATGATCAAAAAAGATGGTCAGGTAGTCGATCAGCTGATTGGCTATCATTCTGCCGATCAGCTTAAGCAGGTTTTGAATCAATACCTGTAA
- a CDS encoding DUF1292 domain-containing protein has protein sequence MSENQPRGNEEIFTLVDEKGNEELYKEAMRFKSDQNGKWYICLYPLDEENADEVDIEAFSFEPASDMDGVDSGDIQLMPIESDEEWAMVQEVLNTFIDDEGNFNA, from the coding sequence ATGAGCGAAAATCAACCACGCGGCAACGAAGAGATTTTTACGCTGGTCGACGAAAAGGGCAATGAAGAGCTCTACAAAGAAGCAATGCGCTTTAAGTCCGATCAAAACGGCAAATGGTACATCTGTCTTTACCCATTGGATGAAGAAAATGCCGATGAAGTTGATATTGAGGCCTTTTCATTTGAACCAGCCAGCGACATGGATGGCGTTGACAGTGGCGACATTCAGCTGATGCCAATTGAAAGTGACGAAGAATGGGCAATGGTTCAAGAAGTGCTTAATACGTTTATTGATGATGAAGGCAATTTCAATGCCTAA
- a CDS encoding metallophosphoesterase — MKALFVSDNHGDRAILQKITDRFGNEVDIMLHCGDSNLEPSDPVMQPFRTVIGNTDWGLDYPQSQLAVADQERILVVHGHLYQVNFTLTPLMLLAKEQRATIAAYGHTHQLAVEFNQGTLYLNPGSISQPRGQYQNIGGTLAIVTADSSKLDVQYYDRMMRPVDDLHFVFLRQ, encoded by the coding sequence ATGAAAGCATTATTTGTCAGTGACAATCACGGCGATCGTGCGATTTTACAAAAAATAACCGATCGTTTTGGCAATGAAGTCGACATAATGCTGCATTGCGGTGATTCAAACCTTGAGCCAAGCGATCCGGTCATGCAGCCATTTAGGACCGTGATTGGCAATACCGATTGGGGATTGGACTATCCGCAGTCTCAGTTGGCAGTCGCGGATCAAGAACGAATTTTGGTCGTGCATGGTCATCTTTATCAAGTCAATTTTACCTTGACGCCATTAATGCTGCTGGCTAAAGAGCAAAGAGCGACGATTGCAGCTTATGGTCATACTCATCAATTAGCCGTTGAGTTTAATCAAGGAACGCTTTATTTAAATCCGGGCAGCATCAGTCAGCCGCGTGGACAGTATCAAAATATTGGCGGAACCTTGGCGATCGTAACGGCTGACTCAAGTAAGCTTGACGTTCAGTACTATGATCGCATGATGCGGCCAGTTGATGATCTGCACTTTGTCTTTTTGCGTCAATAG